One region of Zingiber officinale cultivar Zhangliang chromosome 7B, Zo_v1.1, whole genome shotgun sequence genomic DNA includes:
- the LOC122005761 gene encoding uncharacterized protein LOC122005761: MELHKLADMLLRIQLSHGLMNYFAWMLQVTFQISLYFHIQVNVPFTMSTEIYFSNITRRVRYVYRFVSPLWNSMIFFLLIERRLHLSMSLAYWQTAEGGR, translated from the exons ATGGAATTGCACAAGCTAGCAGATATGCTACTGAGGATTCAATTAAGTCATGGCTTAATGAATTACTTTGCTTGGATGTTGCAAGTTACATTCCAAATATCACTAT ACTTCCACATCCAAGTGAATGTGCCCTTTACTATGTCAACTGAGATATACTTTTCTAATATCACAAGGAGAGTGAGATATGTTTATAG GTTTGTCTCTCCATTGTGGAATTCAATGATATTTTTTCTCCTCATAGAGAGAAGACTACACTTGAGCATGAGCCTAGCTT ACTGGCAAACTGCTGAAGGAGGCAGATAA